Proteins from one Bos indicus x Bos taurus breed Angus x Brahman F1 hybrid chromosome 19, Bos_hybrid_MaternalHap_v2.0, whole genome shotgun sequence genomic window:
- the LOC113877994 gene encoding olfactory receptor-like protein DTMT → MTGRNQTVVSEFLLLGLPIRPNQQDLFYTLFLAMYVTTVLGNLLIMFLIRLDPHLHTPMYLFLSNLSFSDLCFSSVTMPKLLQDMQNHVPSISYAGCLTQMYFFLFFADLESFLLVAMAYDRYVAICFPLHYTTIMSPRLCLFLVVLSWILTTFHAMLHTLLMARLHFCEDNVIPHFFCDMSALLKLSCCDTRVNELVILITGGLILVIPFLLIIMSYARIVSSILKVSSAKGICKAFSTCGSHLTVVSLFYGTVIGLYLCPSANNSTVKETVMAMMYTVVAPMLNPFIYSLRNRDMKGALGRVFYKKKTPFSL, encoded by the coding sequence ATGACAGGAAGAAATCAAACTGTTGTCTCAGAgttcctcctcctgggcctgccCATTAGACCTAATCAGCAAGACCTGTTCTACACTCTGTTCCTGGCCATGTATGTTACCACTGTCCTGGGGAACCTCCTCATAATGTTCCTGATTCGACTGGACCCTCACCTCCACACACCCATGTATTTGTTTCTCAGTAACCTGTccttctctgacctctgcttctccTCTGTCACAATGCCCAAATTGTTACAGGACATGCAGAACCATGTCCCATCCATCTCTTATGCTGGCTGCCTGACACAAATGTACTTCTTCCTGTTTTTTGCAGACCTGGAGAGTTTCCTCCTTGTggccatggcctatgaccgctacgtggccatctgcTTCCCCCTGCACTACACCACCATCATGAGCCCCAGGCTCTGTCTCTTCCTGGTGGTGCTGTCCTGGATACTGACCACGTTCCATGCCATGTTGCACACCCTGCTCATGGCCAGGCTGCATTTTTGTGAAGACAACGTGATCCCCCACTTTTTCTGTGACATGTCTGCTCTGCTGAAGCTGTCCTGCTGTGACACTCGAGTTAATGAACTGGTGATACTTATCACTGGAGGGCTCATTCTTGTGATCCCCTTTCTGCTCATCATCATGTCCTATGCTCGAATCGTGTCCTCCATCCTCAAGGTCTCTTCTGCCAAGGGCATCtgcaaagccttctccacctgtggctcCCACCTCACTGTGGTGTCCCTGTTTTATGGGACAGTTATTGGTCTCTACTTATGCCCATCAGCTAATAATTCTACTGTTAAGGAGACTGTAATGGCTATGATGTACACTGTGGTggcccccatgctgaacccctt